A genome region from Taeniopygia guttata chromosome 5, bTaeGut7.mat, whole genome shotgun sequence includes the following:
- the FADD gene encoding FAS-associated death domain protein, giving the protein MAFPSRGLGQDAEVPPARPVPGAGPSGVDRFLSLQLSISLGLSDAELDAMKFLCRDKITKGKLEKVQTGRQLFIILMEQQLIARDKLGFLKELLQHISRDDLLSLVVQFEPGELHVQADQPDEHEKRLLKAAFDVIHDNVGREWKKLMRELGLPEVKLDKVEAAHPFNLEEVVFQALQEWQKWKGKDAKVADLIKGLRGCNLNLVADKVEEKISQVNTGTK; this is encoded by the exons ATGGCTTTCCCCTCCAGAGGGTTGGGACAGGACGCCGAAGTCCCCCCCGCGCGGCCTGTGCCGGGCGCGGGCCCCAGCGGCGTGGATCGTTTCCTGAGCCTGCAGCTCTCCATCTCCTTGGGCCTGTCGGACGCGGAGCTCGACGCCATGAAGTTTCTCTGCCGCGACAAAATTACGAAGGGAAAGCTTGAGAAGGTGCAAACGGGCCGGCAGCTCTTCATTATCctgatggagcagcagctgatcgCGCGCGACAAGCTGGGATTCCTgaaagagctgctgcagcacatcagTAGGGACGATTTGCTGTCACTAGTGGTGCAGTTCGAACCGGGAGAACTTCATGTCCAGGCTGATCAGCCAGATGAGCACGAGAAAC GTCTTCTGAAGGCAGCTTTTGATGTCATTCATGACAATGTTGGGAGAGAATGGAAGAAGCTGATGCGAGAACTTGGGCTGCCAGAGGTGAAGCTGGACAAAGTGGAGGCAGCCCATCCTTTTAATTTGGAGGAAGTGGTTTTTCAGGCACTTCAGGAGTGGCAGAAGTGGAAGGGGAAGGATGCAAAGGTAGCTGACTTAATAAAAGGCCTCCGGGGCTGCAACCTGAATTTGGTGGCAGACAAGGTTGAAGAGAAGATCTCACAAGTGAACACTGGAACCAAATGA